In a single window of the Desulfovibrio mangrovi genome:
- a CDS encoding phage portal protein, whose amino-acid sequence MASILRTQRGVNRRHPHVRRMAGSHSGRLGGWHTHRTPASSSRYERDTIQLRAEDLAANDWAPRSVIDSMTVNVVGTGLKPQAKPLAERLGISAEEAREVARQQEFAWQMWQMEAHPSGKLSFDDLCFLGLRCVLIHGELLYLPVMLPDEGRKFSLAIQDTHPGRLRTPLDRESDHRIREGIEFNEWGAPSRYWIADPPAGLLQDWTHGTDHLSSAHFVCKPAFVAHRPCVLHLFRVEEVEQVRGISPLAAGMKLFRHLDDSLDYELMAQIITASIPVFIETEDAQGIIRQNAQSRDDIYHQQIRPGQIMYGNPGERPHILEPSRPGNNFVPFTELVLRAAAASMGMPYEVLAKDFSKSNYSSTRAALLEAWRVFMLYRTWMVNHLCRIIWAMVQEEAVLRGYVRLPKHAPGFYEAYHAWTNSKWLGPARGYVDPVKEVLGVAKALENRLTTHADAIAERGEDWEDVWAQRELEDSLLLKTAAQSPQGANANA is encoded by the coding sequence GTGGCTAGCATCTTGCGCACTCAGCGTGGTGTAAACCGCCGCCATCCCCATGTGCGCCGCATGGCTGGTTCGCATTCCGGTCGCCTCGGCGGCTGGCACACCCACCGCACGCCTGCATCTTCTTCCCGTTACGAACGGGATACCATCCAGCTCCGCGCTGAAGATCTCGCTGCAAACGACTGGGCTCCGCGTTCCGTCATCGACTCCATGACTGTGAACGTGGTCGGTACCGGCCTCAAGCCACAGGCCAAGCCCTTAGCCGAACGGCTGGGCATCTCTGCGGAAGAAGCCCGCGAAGTCGCCCGCCAGCAGGAATTCGCGTGGCAGATGTGGCAGATGGAAGCGCACCCCAGCGGGAAGCTCTCCTTTGACGATCTGTGCTTCCTCGGCCTTCGCTGTGTGCTCATCCACGGCGAATTGCTGTACCTGCCCGTCATGCTCCCCGATGAGGGGCGCAAGTTCTCGCTGGCAATTCAGGATACGCACCCCGGTCGTCTACGTACCCCTCTGGATCGTGAATCCGATCACCGGATCCGCGAGGGCATCGAGTTCAACGAATGGGGTGCTCCCTCGCGTTACTGGATAGCTGATCCGCCTGCAGGACTGTTGCAGGACTGGACGCACGGCACGGATCATCTCAGCTCCGCACATTTTGTCTGCAAGCCCGCCTTCGTCGCCCACCGCCCCTGTGTGCTCCACCTCTTCCGCGTTGAAGAGGTGGAGCAGGTTCGGGGCATATCGCCCCTTGCTGCAGGCATGAAGCTGTTCCGCCATCTGGACGACTCCCTTGATTACGAACTCATGGCGCAGATCATCACCGCCAGCATTCCTGTGTTCATCGAAACCGAGGACGCGCAGGGAATCATCCGACAAAATGCACAGTCCCGCGACGATATCTACCATCAGCAGATTCGCCCCGGACAGATCATGTACGGCAACCCCGGCGAACGTCCTCACATCCTCGAACCGAGCCGCCCCGGCAACAACTTCGTGCCCTTTACCGAGCTGGTGCTCCGTGCCGCTGCAGCCTCCATGGGCATGCCTTACGAGGTGCTCGCCAAGGACTTTTCCAAAAGCAACTACTCCTCCACCCGCGCCGCCCTGCTCGAAGCGTGGCGCGTGTTTATGCTCTACCGCACGTGGATGGTGAACCACCTGTGCCGCATCATATGGGCCATGGTGCAGGAGGAAGCTGTTCTGCGCGGCTATGTACGCCTGCCCAAGCATGCCCCCGGATTCTATGAAGCCTACCACGCATGGACCAACTCCAAATGGCTCGGCCCCGCTCGCGGATACGTGGATCCGGTGAAGGAAGTGCTCGGCGTTGCCAAGGCACTGGAAAACCGCCTGACCACGCATGCCGATGCCATCGCGGAACGCGGCGAGGATTGGGAAGATGTCTGGGCCCAGCGCGAACTGGAAGATTCCCTATTGCTGAAGACCGCCGCCCAAAGCCCACAAGGAGCAAACGCCAATGCATGA
- a CDS encoding helix-turn-helix transcriptional regulator — protein MEATATKEYRDPKGNKGRRLNWKQACEMLGCSKSHFYNLINEGKLPAVRYGKVRGVWVWEKDISIIIQGK, from the coding sequence ATGGAAGCCACAGCTACGAAAGAATACCGTGACCCCAAAGGCAACAAAGGCCGTCGCTTGAATTGGAAGCAGGCTTGCGAAATGTTGGGCTGCTCAAAGAGCCATTTCTATAATTTGATCAATGAAGGGAAGTTGCCTGCGGTGAGGTATGGGAAGGTCAGAGGGGTGTGGGTGTGGGAGAAGGATATATCTATAATCATTCAAGGAAAATAG
- a CDS encoding terminase gpA endonuclease subunit, with amino-acid sequence MSAIPGRWHNDITPYLTGIMDASFFPGVEEIVQCKVPQSGGSEAVHNCIGYAADRRPGPTLYVFPDETTARENCTDRIIPMFEESPRLRELFTGKGEDRSAIRVNLSNMPVYMAWSGSATRLANKPICYLVLDELDKFQNPKKEASSEDLAEARTTTFARRRKIWKISSPSDAESPIWRNFQKAQAKFDYWVRCPDCGGEQLMQFDRIHWEGGTRANPEELKARNQATYVCEHCGSCWTDQTRNEAVKRGYWKARGTGLELFAHLKTHRPRSVGFHVPAWISRFVGMSEIAADFVEFMQAKALGKPEWKSKMKDFMNKRKAEPWYDYEEQRTEAGLRQHCDDRPRGAVPSPLEDGISRVATLLAGVDTQKGYFRYVVRAFGWGTEQESWLVQCGSLPSLEAVEKLLLHQTFRDGQDNEYAVERLLIDAMGHRTTEVYNFARKHRARVLATQGKQHQAAPVAYSQIDYFPQSKKPIPGGLKLGRLDTNVFKDTLAAKLEVQPGDPGTFWLHAEKAMPKAYFDEMTTEYWDNDAKAWLCPSGKANHFWDCEVLCLAAAWELDIARRSKPKNNGKKLQSRFANMNQGGISAAPRPTPMPQAGMGSRPAWFG; translated from the coding sequence ATGAGCGCCATTCCGGGTCGCTGGCACAACGACATTACGCCCTACCTGACAGGCATCATGGATGCGAGCTTCTTCCCTGGCGTTGAAGAGATAGTGCAATGCAAGGTGCCACAGTCCGGCGGATCGGAAGCCGTGCACAACTGCATAGGCTACGCGGCAGACCGTCGGCCCGGCCCCACGCTCTATGTCTTCCCCGACGAAACGACCGCCCGCGAAAACTGCACCGACCGCATCATCCCCATGTTCGAAGAATCGCCGCGCCTGCGTGAGCTCTTCACGGGCAAGGGAGAAGATCGCAGCGCCATTCGCGTCAATCTCTCCAACATGCCGGTCTACATGGCGTGGTCAGGATCTGCGACACGGCTTGCCAACAAACCTATCTGCTATCTCGTGCTTGATGAGCTGGACAAGTTCCAGAATCCCAAAAAGGAAGCCAGCTCAGAAGACCTTGCCGAGGCCCGCACCACCACCTTTGCCCGCCGCCGGAAAATCTGGAAAATATCGTCGCCGTCTGATGCGGAAAGCCCCATCTGGAGAAACTTCCAGAAAGCGCAGGCCAAGTTCGACTATTGGGTGCGCTGTCCGGATTGCGGCGGCGAACAGCTCATGCAATTCGACCGCATCCACTGGGAAGGCGGCACAAGAGCCAATCCCGAAGAGCTAAAAGCCCGCAATCAGGCCACCTATGTCTGCGAGCATTGCGGCAGTTGCTGGACCGATCAAACCCGCAATGAGGCGGTGAAACGTGGATACTGGAAGGCTCGAGGCACCGGCCTTGAGCTCTTTGCCCATCTGAAAACACATAGACCGCGCTCTGTCGGCTTTCATGTTCCGGCATGGATATCGCGTTTTGTGGGGATGTCGGAAATCGCCGCGGACTTTGTGGAGTTCATGCAGGCCAAAGCGCTTGGTAAGCCGGAATGGAAGTCCAAGATGAAGGACTTCATGAACAAACGAAAGGCCGAACCATGGTACGACTACGAAGAACAGCGCACCGAAGCAGGCCTGCGCCAGCATTGCGATGATCGACCACGCGGGGCAGTTCCGAGCCCGTTGGAAGACGGCATATCACGAGTCGCCACCCTGCTTGCGGGCGTGGACACCCAGAAGGGATACTTCCGCTATGTGGTCCGGGCATTCGGCTGGGGCACCGAACAGGAAAGCTGGCTTGTGCAGTGTGGCAGCCTGCCCTCGCTGGAAGCGGTGGAGAAACTTCTGCTCCATCAAACTTTCAGAGATGGTCAAGACAACGAGTACGCTGTTGAACGCCTCCTGATCGACGCCATGGGGCACCGCACCACAGAGGTCTACAACTTCGCCCGCAAGCATCGAGCTCGCGTGCTGGCAACGCAGGGCAAGCAGCATCAGGCAGCGCCCGTTGCCTACTCACAGATCGACTACTTCCCCCAATCCAAGAAGCCAATCCCCGGTGGCCTCAAGCTTGGACGCTTGGATACCAACGTATTCAAGGACACCCTTGCCGCCAAACTGGAAGTGCAGCCCGGAGACCCCGGCACCTTCTGGCTGCACGCGGAAAAAGCCATGCCCAAAGCATACTTTGATGAAATGACTACGGAGTATTGGGATAATGATGCCAAGGCGTGGCTCTGCCCATCAGGCAAAGCGAACCACTTCTGGGATTGCGAGGTGCTCTGCCTCGCTGCCGCATGGGAGCTGGATATTGCGAGGCGCAGCAAACCGAAGAATAACGGAAAGAAGCTGCAGTCCCGTTTTGCAAACATGAATCAGGGCGGCATTAGCGCGGCCCCTCGCCCCACCCCAATGCCCCAAGCAGGGATGGGAAGCCGCCCTGCTTGGTTTGGATAG
- a CDS encoding DarT ssDNA thymidine ADP-ribosyltransferase family protein — protein MVKEWSAKLQNHITHWTQNLPHGYRHWPRYIYHFTDIHNAANILRYETIFSRNKSTELGLMENENANANVIQNTCATHKNFVRLYHAPLTPTQYNNEGIKPQDKHHEPHCPIPIFFAFDSMSVMSLDNTSFSNGNMATATVSYGPNEVDFDKIPFDKVFHRGYLPQDPTEKASIIFHRHAEVLVPNELSFSSGLQWIGCRSLPEFNTLCSLIGPEIYNKLKHLIYITDSSFYYKSWMFVESATLNNNTLSIQLNPNAQFQNNINCNVVITPSNLEAVLIQKQVHSREVINILIPENYDSFLVQLYLDDTLALQTTFSNSTLV, from the coding sequence ATGGTAAAAGAATGGAGCGCCAAACTTCAGAACCACATCACACACTGGACCCAGAACCTACCCCACGGCTATCGACATTGGCCGAGATACATATATCATTTCACTGACATTCACAATGCAGCGAACATTTTGAGATATGAGACAATATTCTCAAGAAATAAATCCACTGAATTGGGCTTGATGGAAAATGAAAACGCAAATGCTAATGTAATACAAAACACATGCGCTACGCATAAAAATTTTGTAAGACTATACCACGCGCCCTTAACCCCTACTCAGTATAACAACGAAGGGATAAAACCACAGGACAAACATCACGAACCACACTGTCCGATCCCTATTTTTTTTGCATTTGACTCAATGAGCGTGATGTCTTTAGACAACACCTCCTTTTCGAATGGCAATATGGCAACCGCCACTGTTTCCTACGGCCCCAATGAAGTCGACTTTGACAAAATCCCCTTTGACAAAGTATTTCACCGAGGCTACCTGCCTCAAGACCCGACAGAGAAAGCTTCTATCATATTCCATAGGCATGCCGAGGTTCTTGTTCCTAACGAGTTAAGCTTTTCCAGCGGCCTACAATGGATTGGCTGTAGATCTCTACCTGAGTTCAATACACTATGCAGCTTAATAGGCCCTGAAATATACAACAAACTCAAACACCTTATATACATTACTGACAGCTCGTTCTACTATAAGTCTTGGATGTTTGTTGAATCCGCAACGCTAAACAACAACACACTCTCCATACAGCTCAATCCCAACGCTCAATTTCAAAACAATATAAACTGCAATGTCGTTATCACACCATCCAATCTCGAGGCAGTACTCATCCAAAAGCAAGTACATTCACGAGAAGTTATTAACATTTTAATTCCTGAAAATTATGATAGTTTCCTTGTCCAACTATATCTAGACGACACCCTTGCACTCCAAACGACATTCTCAAACTCAACCCTCGTCTAA
- a CDS encoding macro domain-containing protein, translated as MLTYVSSSIWASPAQTIVNTVNTVGVMGKGIALQYKKQFPDMYKKYKEICDKKLLDVGKLWLYKSENRYVLNFPTKKHWRAPSKPDYIESGLIKFVDNYHQLGITSISFPQLGTGNGGLNWDKVVRPMMEKYLKPLPIPVYIHIVSGKQTTPEHLKPLNEAIPFDEILTDIDKLVGKILLSIYSNSSFTIESISNEKFEISSNKETFSIDLEYVKSIWNDLNTKKILTNALCDSPEKTRAEYIYSIFSKIPYITIFEISKEERFLHSHPTKTIAISQPTKIISQGKLPW; from the coding sequence ATGCTTACGTACGTTTCCAGCAGCATATGGGCTTCCCCTGCGCAAACCATTGTCAACACGGTTAACACGGTTGGAGTAATGGGTAAGGGGATAGCGCTTCAATATAAAAAACAATTTCCTGACATGTACAAAAAGTACAAAGAAATTTGTGACAAGAAATTGTTGGATGTTGGCAAGCTCTGGCTCTACAAATCTGAGAATAGATATGTGTTAAATTTCCCAACGAAGAAACATTGGCGAGCACCTTCGAAACCTGATTATATTGAAAGCGGGCTAATTAAATTTGTAGATAACTATCATCAACTTGGAATCACGAGCATTTCTTTCCCTCAACTTGGCACTGGGAATGGCGGTTTAAACTGGGACAAAGTTGTTAGGCCCATGATGGAAAAATATCTCAAACCTCTTCCAATCCCTGTTTATATACACATTGTCTCCGGGAAACAAACAACCCCTGAACACTTAAAGCCACTTAATGAAGCCATACCATTCGATGAAATATTGACCGACATAGACAAACTTGTAGGGAAAATACTTCTTTCAATTTACAGCAACTCATCATTTACAATTGAAAGTATATCGAATGAAAAGTTTGAGATATCGTCAAACAAAGAAACTTTTTCAATTGATTTGGAATACGTAAAGTCCATATGGAACGATCTTAACACAAAAAAAATTCTAACAAACGCACTTTGTGACAGCCCTGAAAAAACAAGAGCAGAATATATATACTCAATTTTTAGTAAAATTCCATACATAACCATATTTGAAATTTCTAAGGAAGAAAGGTTTCTTCATTCACACCCAACAAAAACCATAGCAATATCTCAGCCTACCAAAATAATATCTCAAGGAAAATTGCCATGGTAA
- a CDS encoding primase-helicase zinc-binding domain-containing protein: MNILDLVREDVGDSTVVKQTSGEWASPCPACGGKDRFRTFPDQGKGGTYWCRAENRGGDIIQYLRDFRSMAYREACTFAGVEAASGYRPLAAPRRKGKTRGEYSYKTHDDPAILWQEKARSFVTTCHQRLLANPPMLAYLASRGVSLEAAKRCRLGYNPKPEYRSRTAWGLTEETSENGKTKRLWLPKGIVIPYWRERQLQRIKIRQDNDFEFGPRYYMVPGSSSVPMCLNPEARAFVVVEAELDAIACWDATAASGRQDIGALGMGTLGGKPDEWLHGILTKCLCILNALDVERVEPENNTEEARKKAERTEALQARQRDWWQLTYPQAERWPVPAGKDPGEAVAHGVDLAMWILAGLPPAFTLPPFPSGKDCRREAADAGEAPSIAEPAPTPKAIPTSVLQLNELLRSGPMWIEKDDATTSLGIKWDWQWRLTKPENATLCKELSHLVFRTDAFDWVVAHGAAIIDCRNLLNQ, translated from the coding sequence ATGAACATTCTTGATCTGGTTCGTGAAGACGTCGGGGATAGCACGGTCGTAAAGCAAACGAGCGGTGAATGGGCATCCCCCTGCCCTGCCTGCGGCGGGAAGGACCGCTTCCGCACCTTTCCCGACCAGGGCAAGGGCGGCACTTACTGGTGCAGGGCTGAAAACCGTGGCGGTGACATCATCCAGTACCTTCGGGATTTCCGAAGCATGGCATACCGCGAAGCCTGTACTTTTGCAGGTGTGGAAGCTGCAAGCGGCTATCGCCCGTTGGCCGCACCTCGCCGCAAAGGAAAGACGCGGGGGGAATACTCGTACAAAACGCACGATGATCCCGCAATACTATGGCAGGAAAAAGCCAGGTCATTTGTCACCACATGCCACCAGCGCCTGCTCGCAAACCCGCCGATGCTCGCCTATCTCGCCTCGCGCGGCGTTTCTCTTGAAGCCGCCAAGCGATGCCGCCTTGGATACAACCCCAAGCCGGAATACCGCTCCCGCACCGCATGGGGTCTTACAGAAGAAACATCAGAGAACGGCAAAACCAAACGCCTGTGGCTGCCCAAGGGCATTGTCATCCCCTACTGGCGTGAAAGACAGCTTCAGCGCATCAAGATCCGTCAAGACAACGACTTCGAGTTTGGCCCTCGCTACTACATGGTGCCGGGCTCCAGCTCAGTTCCTATGTGCCTGAATCCGGAAGCCCGTGCCTTCGTGGTGGTCGAGGCCGAGCTGGACGCCATTGCCTGCTGGGATGCGACAGCCGCATCAGGTCGGCAAGATATCGGAGCGCTGGGAATGGGAACACTCGGCGGCAAGCCTGATGAATGGCTGCATGGCATTCTAACAAAGTGCCTGTGCATTCTGAATGCCTTGGATGTGGAACGCGTTGAACCTGAGAACAACACGGAAGAAGCCCGCAAGAAGGCCGAGCGCACAGAGGCCTTGCAGGCAAGGCAGCGTGACTGGTGGCAGCTCACATACCCTCAAGCGGAACGGTGGCCTGTTCCTGCAGGCAAAGATCCCGGTGAAGCCGTCGCACATGGTGTCGATCTCGCCATGTGGATCCTCGCCGGACTTCCGCCAGCGTTCACCCTGCCACCCTTTCCCTCTGGGAAGGACTGTCGCCGCGAGGCTGCCGACGCAGGGGAAGCGCCAAGCATTGCCGAACCCGCCCCTACCCCGAAAGCCATCCCGACCAGCGTACTGCAGCTGAACGAGCTGCTGCGCTCCGGCCCCATGTGGATTGAGAAAGATGATGCCACTACATCTCTCGGCATCAAATGGGATTGGCAATGGCGGCTGACAAAGCCGGAGAACGCAACCCTCTGCAAGGAACTATCACACCTTGTCTTCCGCACTGACGCCTTTGACTGGGTGGTAGCGCATGGAGCGGCCATCATCGACTGCCGGAATCTGCTGAATCAGTAG
- a CDS encoding DNA primase family protein translates to MSDSDFTPHNSEPIDNSDRSPAPTVDELAAIREQVAKRRAEEPKAPIEEADPAPDRHFVVQCAKANDIGNGLLFAQLHRNKFTFNHQAAEWMVWRGSHWDFDITKEAAIAVARVVDCYLSTRMELYKLKQQAEDDGDKEGASRLNRQCKVLADQADYLRSIGGINNCLKAACMIDDPIAIRGDELDQEPWLLPVANGVLDLRTGKLRKGVPGEFLHRASCVEWRGMDAEAAAWDKFMLEIMAGDEEMVAYLHRIFGYAITGLTNEHTFLVMEGEGRNGKGLLVETIGEILDDLAGPIPAEMLLAQKQARSSQGPSADIMELRGRRIAFASEPDDGTRFSAGKVKWYSGGDTLTGRYPHDKRMVRFKPTHQLVLLTNVRPHAPANDFAFWDRMHLVEFTRRFVNSPSADNELQRDPFLKDKLQKEYPGILARLVRGCLDYQQQGLNPPRKVLDATSEYRKDEDVMADFFEDCLISDGVIKDSYVLSATLYPVFERWWIKNVSAKNVPKMKGMGDRMRKQGFPSERIPREGNVKGYYGIRINPRALTLYGNG, encoded by the coding sequence ATGAGCGACAGCGATTTCACGCCTCACAATTCAGAACCTATTGATAATTCTGATAGATCACCGGCTCCCACTGTCGACGAGCTGGCAGCCATCCGTGAACAGGTAGCCAAACGCCGGGCTGAAGAGCCCAAGGCCCCCATTGAAGAAGCCGATCCCGCGCCGGATCGTCACTTTGTGGTGCAATGCGCCAAGGCCAATGACATCGGCAACGGCCTGCTCTTCGCCCAGCTCCATCGGAACAAGTTCACCTTCAATCACCAGGCTGCCGAGTGGATGGTCTGGCGTGGCAGCCACTGGGATTTCGACATTACCAAGGAAGCTGCTATCGCTGTTGCCCGCGTGGTTGATTGCTACCTCTCGACACGCATGGAGCTCTACAAGCTCAAACAACAGGCAGAAGACGACGGCGACAAGGAAGGTGCGTCACGACTGAACCGGCAGTGCAAAGTGCTGGCGGATCAAGCGGACTACCTGCGCTCCATCGGCGGCATCAACAATTGCCTGAAGGCTGCCTGCATGATCGACGATCCCATTGCCATCCGTGGTGATGAGCTGGATCAGGAGCCTTGGCTACTGCCCGTGGCCAACGGCGTGTTGGACCTTCGGACTGGTAAGCTCAGAAAGGGGGTGCCGGGGGAATTTCTCCATCGAGCAAGCTGTGTTGAATGGCGGGGAATGGATGCCGAGGCTGCAGCCTGGGACAAATTCATGCTGGAAATCATGGCAGGCGACGAAGAGATGGTCGCCTATCTGCACCGCATTTTCGGCTATGCCATCACCGGCCTCACCAACGAGCACACCTTTCTGGTAATGGAAGGCGAAGGCCGGAACGGTAAGGGCCTGCTCGTTGAAACCATTGGCGAGATCCTCGATGACCTTGCCGGTCCCATTCCCGCTGAAATGCTGCTGGCGCAAAAGCAAGCACGCTCCTCACAGGGGCCTTCAGCCGACATCATGGAACTGCGTGGGCGGCGTATTGCCTTTGCTTCGGAACCAGACGACGGAACCCGGTTCAGCGCGGGCAAGGTTAAATGGTATTCCGGCGGTGACACCCTCACCGGACGCTACCCACACGACAAGCGCATGGTGCGCTTCAAGCCCACCCATCAGCTGGTTCTGCTCACCAACGTTCGCCCGCATGCTCCTGCCAATGACTTCGCCTTCTGGGACCGCATGCATCTTGTGGAATTTACCCGCCGTTTTGTGAACAGCCCCTCCGCTGACAACGAGCTGCAGCGTGACCCATTCCTCAAGGATAAGCTTCAAAAGGAATATCCGGGCATCCTTGCCCGCCTGGTACGCGGATGCCTCGACTATCAGCAGCAGGGGCTCAACCCGCCGCGCAAAGTTCTTGATGCCACCTCGGAATACCGGAAGGACGAGGATGTGATGGCGGACTTCTTCGAAGACTGCCTCATATCCGACGGAGTCATCAAAGACAGCTATGTGCTTTCGGCCACGCTCTACCCCGTGTTCGAGCGCTGGTGGATCAAGAACGTCAGCGCCAAGAACGTGCCCAAAATGAAAGGCATGGGAGATCGCATGCGTAAACAGGGATTCCCCAGCGAACGCATCCCGCGTGAAGGCAACGTGAAAGGTTACTACGGCATTCGCATAAACCCGAGGGCACTCACGCTCTATGGCAACGGATAG
- a CDS encoding tyrosine-type recombinase/integrase encodes MADKYYNVEGVKGLRYREHPTRMHKRKPDRYFVVRYYRNGVRHSEAIGWASEGWNIEKCTDLVNALRTNYRQGSGPDTIAGMREEYQQQQAEAARQRAMDEARAITFADFFRSIYLPKAQKTKRSWRDDEIRAEKRIIPEMGGIPLESITPEIVESFKDGLHEDGLADATVLQYIAVIRRVFNVASMTSVDGVPLFRGESPVRGVSKPRPENERSRFLTRDEARQLLERCLEHVASPQRVNHARYWMDLHDAMLLGLYAGLRLGEIQRLEWADVNLFSGHITIRKESDRKPGGAVPANADLVDMLRRRLQDRNKGDALVFVPVNGGKQRENISHLFTQLVDELGLNADVTDKRHKVVFHSLRHTFASWMAIDGVDIYRIKELMRHKTIAMTMRYAKLSPDANRSAVEGLSLRNAPKAGKLLKLADAKAANSPLN; translated from the coding sequence ATGGCAGACAAGTATTACAACGTGGAAGGGGTCAAGGGGCTGCGTTACCGCGAACACCCCACCCGCATGCACAAGCGCAAGCCTGACCGCTACTTCGTTGTCAGATACTACCGCAACGGCGTCAGGCATAGCGAGGCCATCGGCTGGGCAAGCGAGGGCTGGAACATCGAGAAGTGCACAGACCTTGTCAACGCGCTGCGCACCAACTACCGGCAGGGCAGCGGGCCTGATACCATCGCGGGCATGCGCGAGGAATACCAGCAGCAGCAGGCAGAGGCCGCGCGGCAGCGCGCCATGGATGAAGCGCGGGCCATCACCTTTGCCGACTTCTTCCGCAGCATCTACCTGCCCAAGGCGCAGAAAACAAAGCGCAGTTGGCGTGACGATGAGATACGCGCGGAGAAGCGCATCATACCGGAGATGGGCGGCATCCCGCTGGAATCCATCACGCCGGAAATTGTGGAGTCCTTCAAGGATGGACTGCACGAGGACGGCCTTGCCGATGCCACCGTGCTGCAATACATCGCCGTGATCAGGCGCGTATTCAACGTGGCCAGCATGACCAGCGTGGACGGCGTGCCGCTGTTCCGTGGGGAATCGCCCGTGCGCGGCGTGAGCAAACCCAGACCGGAGAACGAGCGCTCCCGCTTCCTCACCCGCGATGAGGCGAGGCAGTTGCTGGAACGCTGTCTGGAGCACGTTGCCAGCCCGCAGCGCGTCAATCATGCCCGCTATTGGATGGACCTGCACGACGCCATGCTGCTCGGCCTGTACGCTGGCTTGCGCCTGGGCGAGATACAACGCCTTGAATGGGCTGACGTGAACCTCTTTTCCGGTCACATCACCATACGCAAAGAGAGCGACCGCAAGCCCGGCGGTGCTGTTCCGGCCAATGCCGACCTTGTGGACATGCTGCGCCGCAGACTGCAGGACCGCAACAAGGGGGATGCCCTTGTTTTCGTGCCTGTGAACGGCGGTAAGCAACGAGAGAATATATCGCATCTGTTTACCCAACTTGTTGATGAACTTGGCCTGAATGCCGATGTGACCGACAAAAGGCACAAGGTTGTGTTTCATTCACTGCGGCATACCTTTGCATCGTGGATGGCCATCGATGGGGTGGATATCTACCGCATCAAGGAACTCATGCGTCACAAGACCATTGCCATGACCATGCGCTATGCCAAGCTCAGCCCGGACGCGAACCGCAGCGCAGTGGAAGGGCTTTCCCTACGCAACGCGCCCAAAGCCGGGAAGCTGCTCAAACTCGCGGACGCCAAAGCGGCGAACTCCCCACTCAATTAG